A region from the Motacilla alba alba isolate MOTALB_02 chromosome 10, Motacilla_alba_V1.0_pri, whole genome shotgun sequence genome encodes:
- the LOC119705033 gene encoding uncharacterized protein LOC119705033 isoform X4 translates to MLRAAREGAAGTAPGPAARGAGPASSLCRRAFLLLAACVCAAAVPYGARTAVTRGPPGSPASRRGAGDSLGTACGDLLSSGCFPGLQGVVTAGTAAKGQSLGTRTAATRTSRPSPQRGSEATSRAGSGPAAGVPATSQLWPHPPSLPTAASGPSAGAAVTRVAPNPLVPLQGAAAGSRVPPDVPAWAPMAAGSWSPGTAEQVVASALPARGTPSSAELSPGTLGVSPALAAEGLWGTAGTALPGAAAPSVAAVLAQVPGNGSGLLHALLASLPAARNQRVLASSLPTVSSGAPAVPSGTQSEWPCPPAQPSATGASPAQPRAPGPAAPTVPGSSSTAPGVIPELGQRFVTEEPRHSQPGTALVGPVPSPAGPAGPSPASPGSVPPLCSPKPALQRGSEPGHPPVPSSSSSVTSPSCLPTSPGAGRAASSLLSSQTLAVPSAATLHAHAVSSGSSTSQNSSMATEQLPAATREASSPAELMTRDRPGCTGPTAPASQPSRLPLATQPVHVLPLQFRLLGMAYAPALGSRDSQSYRQLEGDVTLMLNQMLSGYKNFLRANVLEFMNGSVVVRGEVLFRGDAPAPTNSHLIRTVVTEASKGRSMFSWQLDPQSVQSAGFSLENLDPEKLSISLTGSQLGMDRMDPLERLVREVTASVSALYNVRNFTISQLRNLGGNTEITGDLYLDTVVHADITEVLEALTALSRLSMDLTSLSVEGTKLGLHVYPLSLVVTNRPFSQELQDPLSEEHHNLSRALGDAVARALRDYPSFLMAIITEFLPGSLICHGNMIFRHPAPTSVQVLKTLVRSVGPNQALADSDFHVDPFSLSVGEDTLDPPRPQPGFPAYGVALIVIGGLCIMAAPVVLVCLGTKRLGWQAGGALWDRRDPEVGIQTLEMDNQGFWTEVSGLCIPCIFLCAWELVLVQLTGASVSW, encoded by the exons ATGCTCCGCGCTGCGAGGGAAGGGGCtgcgggcacagccccgggTCCTGCTGCCCGCggggctggccctgccagcagcctgtgccgcagagccttcctgctgctggccgcGTGTGTGTGTGCCGCTGCTGTCCCCTACGGTGCTCGGACTGCTGTCACCCGGGGTCCTCCGGGCTCCCCAGCCTCCCGGCGAGGGGCGGGTGACAGTCTGGGGACAGCGTGTGGGGACCTCCTCTCCTCGGGCTGCTTCCCAGGGCTCCAAGGAGTTGTGACCGCTGGGACAGCTGCTAagggacagagcctggggacacGGACTGCGGCCACACGGACATCTCGGCCCTCCCCACAGCGAGGGTCTGAGGCCACCtccagagcagggagtgggccagctgctggggtccctgccacctcccagctATGGCCGcaccctccttccctccccacagctgcttCTGGCCCCTCTGCAGGGGCTGCGGTGACACGGGTGGCACCCAACCCACTGGTGCCACTCCAAGGGGCAGCTGCGGGCTCTCGGGTCCCCCCCGATGTCCCCGCATGGGCACCGatggctgctggctcctggagcccgggcacagcagagcaggtggtggcctctgctctgccagcacgAGGGACGCCCAGCTCGGCcgagctgagccctggcacgCTGGGggtgtcccctgccctggcagcggaggggctctggggcactgctggcaccgccctgcctggggcagctgctccctcgGTGGCCGCTGTGCTGGCCCAGGTTCCTGGGAACGGCTCTGGACTCCTGCACGCACTCCTGGCATCGCTTCCTGCTGCCCGCAATCAACGTGTGCTGGCTTCTTCCCTTCCCACGGTGTCATCTggggctcctgctgtcccctcgGGGACACAGAGTGAGTGGCCTTgtccccctgcacagcccagtgccacaggagcctccccagcacagcccagggctcccggccctgcagcccccactgtgcctgggagcagctccacagcccccGGTGTCATCCCGGAGCTGGGACAGCGGTTTGTGACGGAAGaacccaggcacagccagcccgGGACAGCATTGGTGGGACCCGTTCCCAGTCCAGCAGGAcctgcagggcccagccctgccagcccaggctctgtgcctcccctctgctccccaaagccagctctgcagcGTGGCTCTGAGCCGGGGcacccccctgtccccagcagcagcagcagcgtgacATCTCCGTCCTGCCTGCCAacctctcctggagctgggcgtgcagccagctccctgctcagctcccagaccctggctgtgccctctgCAGCGACCCTCCATGCCCACGCTGTGTCCAGCGGCTCCAGCACTTCCCAGAACAGCTCCATGGCCAcggagcagctccctgcagccaccagagAGGCCTCCAGCCCGGCTGAGCTGATGACAAGGGACAGACCTGGCTGCACAGGGCCAACAGCCCCTGCATCCCAGCCCTCCAGGCTCCCCTTGGCCACGCAGCCCGTGCACGTGCTGCCCTTGCAATTCCGGCTGCTGGGCATGGCTTACGCCCCggctctgggcagcagggactCGCAGAGCTACCGGCAGCTGGAGGGAGACGTGACACTGAtg CTCAACCAGATGCTGTCCGGATACAAGAACTTCCTGCGGGCAAATGTCCTTGAGTTCat GAATGGCTCAGTGGTGGTGCGAGGGGAGGTTCTGTTCCGGGgggatgctcctgctcccaccaaCTCCCACCTCATCCGGACAGTCGTCACAGAGGCCAGCAAGGGAAGGAGCATgttcagctggcagctggatccCCAGTCTGTCCAGTCTGCTG gcttcagcctggagaacCTGGACCCCGAGAAGCTGTCCATCTCCCTCACTGGCTCCCAGCTTGGCATGGACAGGATGGATCCTCTGGAGAGGCTGGTCAGAGAG GTAACTGCATCTGTCAGTGCCCTCTACAACGTGAGGAACTTCACCATCTCCCAGCTCAG GAACCTGGGTGGGAACACGGAGATCACTGGAGACCTCTACCTAGACACGGTTGTCCATGCTGACATTACGGAGGTTCTGGAAGCCCTGACTGCGCTCTCACGCCTCTCCATGGACCTGACCTCCCTCTCGGTGGAGG ggacCAAGCTCGGTCTGCACGTGTACCCTCTCTCCTTGGTGGTCACCAACAGACCCTTCAGCCAGGAGCTTCAGGATCCGCTCTCTGAAGAGCACCACAATCTCTCCAGGGCCCTTGGCGATGCG GTGGCGAGAGCCCTGAGGGATTACCCATCCTTCCTGATGGCAATCATAACAGAATTCCT GCCTGGCTCCTTGATCTGCCATGGAAACATGATCTTCCGCCACCCTGCTCCAACCAGCGTGCAAGTTCTGAAGACACTTGTGCGCTCGGTTGGGCCAAACCAGGCTTTGGCCGACTCTGACTTCCACGTGGAtccattctctctctctgtgggAG aggaCACCCTGGACCCTCCCAGGCCCCAGCCGGGCTTCCCAGCCTACGGAGTGGCCTTGATAGTCATCGGTGGCCTCTGCATCATGGCTGCGCCCGTCGTGCTCGTG tgcctggggaccaagaggctgggctggcaggctggaggagccctTTGGGACAGAAGAGACCCTGAAGTGGGGATCCAGACGTTGGAAATGGATAACCAGGGCTTCTGGACAGAGGTGAGCGGCCTTTGCATCCCTTGCATtttcctctgtgcctgggagcTGGTGTTGGTGCAGCTCACAGGTGCTTCTGTTAGCTGGTGA